Proteins encoded in a region of the Podarcis muralis chromosome 2, rPodMur119.hap1.1, whole genome shotgun sequence genome:
- the ACOX1 gene encoding peroxisomal acyl-coenzyme A oxidase 1 isoform X3 produces MAASGLAVPDNWHLRSDGNGARSAHHGRPEPLDLHLGMFLPTLLTQATQEQQDRFFMPAWNLEIIGTYAQTEMGHGTHLRGLETTATYDPATQEFILNSPTVTSIKWWPGGLGKTSNHAIVLAQLYTQGKCHGLHAFIVPIRQLGTHEPLPGITVGDIGPKFGYDEMDNGYLKMDNFRIPRENMLMKHAKVEPDGTYVKPLNAKLTYGTMVFIRSIIVGDAARSLARACTIAIRYSAVRHQSELKPGEPEPQILDYQTQQYKLFPLLATAYAFHFVGAYMKDTYRRITGNINDGDLSELPELHALSAGLKAFSSWIANAGIEECRMACGGHGYSRCSGLPDIYVNFTPSCTYEGENTVMMLQTARFLVKSYTQVSSGQLVSGMMSYLNDLPGLRIQPQQVAARPTAVHINNPPSLVEAYKLRASRLVEFAAKNLQAELNRRKSKEDAWNRTSVDLVRASEAHCHYVVVKLFTAKLSEIGDPAVRAVLNNLCLLYALCGINKHSGDFLQGGILTDAQIIQVNQRVKELLALIRPNAVALVDSFDFHDNVLGSVLGRYDGNVYENMFEWSKKSPLNKTQVHESFHKHLKPMQAKL; encoded by the exons ATGGCTGCCTCTGGCCTCGCGGTTCCAGATAATTGGCACCTACGCTCAGACGGAAATGGGGCACG CTCTGCTCACCACGGACGACCTGAGCCTCTGGACCTCCACCTGGGCATGTTCCTACCTACTCTCTTAACCCAGGCAACCCAAGAACAGCAGGATCGCTTCTTCATGCCTGCTTGGAACTTGGAGATCATTGGCACATATGCCCAGACAGAGATGGGCCATG GAACTCATCTCCGAGGACTGGAAACCACAGCTACATATGATCCTGCTACCCAGGAATTTATCCTAAATAGTCCAACTGTGACTTCTATTAAATGGTGGCCAGGTGGAT tGGGTAAAACATCAAACCATGCCATCGTTTTGGCTCAGCTTTACACCCAAGGCAAATGCCATGGCTTACATGCTTTCATTGTTCCGATACGTCAGTTGGGGACTCATGAGCCATTGCCAG GTATAACTGTTGGTGATATTGGACCAAAATTTGGTTATGATGAAATGGATAACGGTTACTTAAAAATGGACAACTTTCGCATTCCTCGGGAAAACATGCTTATGAAACATGCCAAG GTTGAACCAGATGGCACTTACGTGAAACCTCTTAATGCCAAGTTGACATATGGAACCATGGTATTCATCCGATCAATTATTGTTGGGGATGCTGCTCGCTCTTTAGCCAGAGCTTGCACAATCGCCATTCGCTACAGTGCAGTGAGGCACCAGTCTGAACTGAAGCCAGG TGAGCCAGAACCTCAGATCTTGGATTATCAGACGCAGCAGTACAAACTATTCCCTCTTCTGGCAACGGCATATGCCTTCCACTTTGTGGGCGCCTACATGAAAGATACCTATAGGCGTATCACTGGGAACATCAATGACGGAGACCTGAGTGAGCTGCCAGAG CTGCATGCATTATCTGCAGGGCTAAAGGCTTTCAGTTCCTGGATTGCCAACGCAGGCATTGAGGAATGTCGAATGGCGTGTGGTGGGCATGGCTACTCCCGCTGTAGTGGCCTACCTGACATTTATGTCAATTTCACCCCCTCCTGCACATATGAAGGAGAGAACACAGTAATGATGCTGCAGACGGCACG GTTCCTAGTCAAAAGCTATACCCAAGTTAGTTCTGGACAGCTAGTGAGTGGCATGATGTCCTACCTGAATGACCTACCAGGGCTACGCATTCAGCCCCAGCAGGTGGCTGCTAGACCCACAGCAGTGCATATCAACAATCCGCCTAGTTTGGTGGAAGCATATAAACTGAGAGCTTCTAG GCTGGTTGAATTTGCTGCAAAGAATTTGCAAGCTGAACTGAACCGTAGAAAGAGCAAGGAAGATGCTTGGAACCGGACTTCCGTTGATCTAGTGCGAGCATCTGAG GCCCACTGTCACTATGTGGTGGTCAAGCTGTTTACAGCAAAGCTTTCAGAAATTGGTGACCCAGCTGTTCGTGCTGTCCTTAACAACTTGTGTCTGCTGTATGCACTCTGTGGGATCAATAAGCACAGTGGAGACTTTTTGCAG GGAGGCATTTTGACAGATGCACAGATAATTCAGGTGAACCAGCGTGTGAAGGAGCTCTTGGCATTAATCCGTCCCAATGCAGTCGCTCTAGTGGATTCGTTTGACTTCCATGACAACGTTCTTGGATCTGTGCTTGGCCGATACGATGGTAACGTCTATGAAAACATGTTTGAGTGGTCAAAGAAATCGCCACTAAATAAAACACAG GTCCATGAATCTTTTCACAAGCACCTGAAGCCAATGCAAGCCAAACTGTGA
- the ACOX1 gene encoding peroxisomal acyl-coenzyme A oxidase 1 isoform X2, with amino-acid sequence MAATTTTMNPDLRKEREGASFDTEKLTNVLDGGAERTRRRKEIEALVTNDPDFKHSDVNFLSRSQRYEVAIRKSALMVMKLREYGIADPDEIYWFKSVCMGASVLPLGLHYSMFTPTLENQCTVAQREKWLPLASRFQIIGTYAQTEMGHGTHLRGLETTATYDPATQEFILNSPTVTSIKWWPGGLGKTSNHAIVLAQLYTQGKCHGLHAFIVPIRQLGTHEPLPGITVGDIGPKFGYDEMDNGYLKMDNFRIPRENMLMKHAKVEPDGTYVKPLNAKLTYGTMVFIRSIIVGDAARSLARACTIAIRYSAVRHQSELKPGEPEPQILDYQTQQYKLFPLLATAYAFHFVGAYMKDTYRRITGNINDGDLSELPELHALSAGLKAFSSWIANAGIEECRMACGGHGYSRCSGLPDIYVNFTPSCTYEGENTVMMLQTARFLVKSYTQVSSGQLVSGMMSYLNDLPGLRIQPQQVAARPTAVHINNPPSLVEAYKLRASRLVEFAAKNLQAELNRRKSKEDAWNRTSVDLVRASEAHCHYVVVKLFTAKLSEIGDPAVRAVLNNLCLLYALCGINKHSGDFLQGGILTDAQIIQVNQRVKELLALIRPNAVALVDSFDFHDNVLGSVLGRYDGNVYENMFEWSKKSPLNKTQVHESFHKHLKPMQAKL; translated from the exons ATGGCGGCGACGACGACGACCATGAACCCGGACCTGCGCAAAGAGCGCGAGGGGGCTTCCTTCGACACGGAGAAGCTCACCAACGTCTTGGACGGAGGCGCGGAGCGGACCCGGCGCCGCAAGGAGATCG AAGCACTTGTGACAAACGACCCAGACTTCAAGCACAGTGATGTAAATTTCCTCTCCCGCAGCCAGCGCTATGAAGTTGCTATCAGGAAGAGCGCTCTTATGGTGATGAAGCTAAGAGAATATGGAATTGCAGATCCTGATGAGATCTACTGGTTTAAAAG TGTGTGCATGGGTGCATCTGTTCTGCCTCTTGGTCTGCACTACAGCATGTTTACTCCCACCTTAGAGAACCAGTGCACTGTTGCCCAGCGAGAGAAATGGCTGCCTCTGGCCTCGCGGTTCCAGATAATTGGCACCTACGCTCAGACGGAAATGGGGCACG GAACTCATCTCCGAGGACTGGAAACCACAGCTACATATGATCCTGCTACCCAGGAATTTATCCTAAATAGTCCAACTGTGACTTCTATTAAATGGTGGCCAGGTGGAT tGGGTAAAACATCAAACCATGCCATCGTTTTGGCTCAGCTTTACACCCAAGGCAAATGCCATGGCTTACATGCTTTCATTGTTCCGATACGTCAGTTGGGGACTCATGAGCCATTGCCAG GTATAACTGTTGGTGATATTGGACCAAAATTTGGTTATGATGAAATGGATAACGGTTACTTAAAAATGGACAACTTTCGCATTCCTCGGGAAAACATGCTTATGAAACATGCCAAG GTTGAACCAGATGGCACTTACGTGAAACCTCTTAATGCCAAGTTGACATATGGAACCATGGTATTCATCCGATCAATTATTGTTGGGGATGCTGCTCGCTCTTTAGCCAGAGCTTGCACAATCGCCATTCGCTACAGTGCAGTGAGGCACCAGTCTGAACTGAAGCCAGG TGAGCCAGAACCTCAGATCTTGGATTATCAGACGCAGCAGTACAAACTATTCCCTCTTCTGGCAACGGCATATGCCTTCCACTTTGTGGGCGCCTACATGAAAGATACCTATAGGCGTATCACTGGGAACATCAATGACGGAGACCTGAGTGAGCTGCCAGAG CTGCATGCATTATCTGCAGGGCTAAAGGCTTTCAGTTCCTGGATTGCCAACGCAGGCATTGAGGAATGTCGAATGGCGTGTGGTGGGCATGGCTACTCCCGCTGTAGTGGCCTACCTGACATTTATGTCAATTTCACCCCCTCCTGCACATATGAAGGAGAGAACACAGTAATGATGCTGCAGACGGCACG GTTCCTAGTCAAAAGCTATACCCAAGTTAGTTCTGGACAGCTAGTGAGTGGCATGATGTCCTACCTGAATGACCTACCAGGGCTACGCATTCAGCCCCAGCAGGTGGCTGCTAGACCCACAGCAGTGCATATCAACAATCCGCCTAGTTTGGTGGAAGCATATAAACTGAGAGCTTCTAG GCTGGTTGAATTTGCTGCAAAGAATTTGCAAGCTGAACTGAACCGTAGAAAGAGCAAGGAAGATGCTTGGAACCGGACTTCCGTTGATCTAGTGCGAGCATCTGAG GCCCACTGTCACTATGTGGTGGTCAAGCTGTTTACAGCAAAGCTTTCAGAAATTGGTGACCCAGCTGTTCGTGCTGTCCTTAACAACTTGTGTCTGCTGTATGCACTCTGTGGGATCAATAAGCACAGTGGAGACTTTTTGCAG GGAGGCATTTTGACAGATGCACAGATAATTCAGGTGAACCAGCGTGTGAAGGAGCTCTTGGCATTAATCCGTCCCAATGCAGTCGCTCTAGTGGATTCGTTTGACTTCCATGACAACGTTCTTGGATCTGTGCTTGGCCGATACGATGGTAACGTCTATGAAAACATGTTTGAGTGGTCAAAGAAATCGCCACTAAATAAAACACAG GTCCATGAATCTTTTCACAAGCACCTGAAGCCAATGCAAGCCAAACTGTGA
- the ACOX1 gene encoding peroxisomal acyl-coenzyme A oxidase 1 isoform X1: MAATTTTMNPDLRKEREGASFDTEKLTNVLDGGAERTRRRKEIEALVTNDPDFKHSDVNFLSRSQRYEVAIRKSALMVMKLREYGIADPDEIYWFKSSAHHGRPEPLDLHLGMFLPTLLTQATQEQQDRFFMPAWNLEIIGTYAQTEMGHGTHLRGLETTATYDPATQEFILNSPTVTSIKWWPGGLGKTSNHAIVLAQLYTQGKCHGLHAFIVPIRQLGTHEPLPGITVGDIGPKFGYDEMDNGYLKMDNFRIPRENMLMKHAKVEPDGTYVKPLNAKLTYGTMVFIRSIIVGDAARSLARACTIAIRYSAVRHQSELKPGEPEPQILDYQTQQYKLFPLLATAYAFHFVGAYMKDTYRRITGNINDGDLSELPELHALSAGLKAFSSWIANAGIEECRMACGGHGYSRCSGLPDIYVNFTPSCTYEGENTVMMLQTARFLVKSYTQVSSGQLVSGMMSYLNDLPGLRIQPQQVAARPTAVHINNPPSLVEAYKLRASRLVEFAAKNLQAELNRRKSKEDAWNRTSVDLVRASEAHCHYVVVKLFTAKLSEIGDPAVRAVLNNLCLLYALCGINKHSGDFLQGGILTDAQIIQVNQRVKELLALIRPNAVALVDSFDFHDNVLGSVLGRYDGNVYENMFEWSKKSPLNKTQVHESFHKHLKPMQAKL, encoded by the exons ATGGCGGCGACGACGACGACCATGAACCCGGACCTGCGCAAAGAGCGCGAGGGGGCTTCCTTCGACACGGAGAAGCTCACCAACGTCTTGGACGGAGGCGCGGAGCGGACCCGGCGCCGCAAGGAGATCG AAGCACTTGTGACAAACGACCCAGACTTCAAGCACAGTGATGTAAATTTCCTCTCCCGCAGCCAGCGCTATGAAGTTGCTATCAGGAAGAGCGCTCTTATGGTGATGAAGCTAAGAGAATATGGAATTGCAGATCCTGATGAGATCTACTGGTTTAAAAG CTCTGCTCACCACGGACGACCTGAGCCTCTGGACCTCCACCTGGGCATGTTCCTACCTACTCTCTTAACCCAGGCAACCCAAGAACAGCAGGATCGCTTCTTCATGCCTGCTTGGAACTTGGAGATCATTGGCACATATGCCCAGACAGAGATGGGCCATG GAACTCATCTCCGAGGACTGGAAACCACAGCTACATATGATCCTGCTACCCAGGAATTTATCCTAAATAGTCCAACTGTGACTTCTATTAAATGGTGGCCAGGTGGAT tGGGTAAAACATCAAACCATGCCATCGTTTTGGCTCAGCTTTACACCCAAGGCAAATGCCATGGCTTACATGCTTTCATTGTTCCGATACGTCAGTTGGGGACTCATGAGCCATTGCCAG GTATAACTGTTGGTGATATTGGACCAAAATTTGGTTATGATGAAATGGATAACGGTTACTTAAAAATGGACAACTTTCGCATTCCTCGGGAAAACATGCTTATGAAACATGCCAAG GTTGAACCAGATGGCACTTACGTGAAACCTCTTAATGCCAAGTTGACATATGGAACCATGGTATTCATCCGATCAATTATTGTTGGGGATGCTGCTCGCTCTTTAGCCAGAGCTTGCACAATCGCCATTCGCTACAGTGCAGTGAGGCACCAGTCTGAACTGAAGCCAGG TGAGCCAGAACCTCAGATCTTGGATTATCAGACGCAGCAGTACAAACTATTCCCTCTTCTGGCAACGGCATATGCCTTCCACTTTGTGGGCGCCTACATGAAAGATACCTATAGGCGTATCACTGGGAACATCAATGACGGAGACCTGAGTGAGCTGCCAGAG CTGCATGCATTATCTGCAGGGCTAAAGGCTTTCAGTTCCTGGATTGCCAACGCAGGCATTGAGGAATGTCGAATGGCGTGTGGTGGGCATGGCTACTCCCGCTGTAGTGGCCTACCTGACATTTATGTCAATTTCACCCCCTCCTGCACATATGAAGGAGAGAACACAGTAATGATGCTGCAGACGGCACG GTTCCTAGTCAAAAGCTATACCCAAGTTAGTTCTGGACAGCTAGTGAGTGGCATGATGTCCTACCTGAATGACCTACCAGGGCTACGCATTCAGCCCCAGCAGGTGGCTGCTAGACCCACAGCAGTGCATATCAACAATCCGCCTAGTTTGGTGGAAGCATATAAACTGAGAGCTTCTAG GCTGGTTGAATTTGCTGCAAAGAATTTGCAAGCTGAACTGAACCGTAGAAAGAGCAAGGAAGATGCTTGGAACCGGACTTCCGTTGATCTAGTGCGAGCATCTGAG GCCCACTGTCACTATGTGGTGGTCAAGCTGTTTACAGCAAAGCTTTCAGAAATTGGTGACCCAGCTGTTCGTGCTGTCCTTAACAACTTGTGTCTGCTGTATGCACTCTGTGGGATCAATAAGCACAGTGGAGACTTTTTGCAG GGAGGCATTTTGACAGATGCACAGATAATTCAGGTGAACCAGCGTGTGAAGGAGCTCTTGGCATTAATCCGTCCCAATGCAGTCGCTCTAGTGGATTCGTTTGACTTCCATGACAACGTTCTTGGATCTGTGCTTGGCCGATACGATGGTAACGTCTATGAAAACATGTTTGAGTGGTCAAAGAAATCGCCACTAAATAAAACACAG GTCCATGAATCTTTTCACAAGCACCTGAAGCCAATGCAAGCCAAACTGTGA